The following coding sequences lie in one Epinephelus lanceolatus isolate andai-2023 chromosome 24, ASM4190304v1, whole genome shotgun sequence genomic window:
- the r3hdm1 gene encoding R3H domain-containing protein 1 isoform X15, whose product MRMSDTVDTETMKVSEAADTSPSPKDNATKSEVTDQSQSSRDEHSSNNKRDAQPVKYSKSNTRLKLVRSLAVCEESFPCPIPEPSAAPQDGFLLQPFEKEERATQDQAEKEESCDKVDKPEKTPKKMLSRDSSQDYTDSTGIDLHEFLVNTLKGNPRDRIMLLKLEQDILDFISNNESQKRKFPPMTSYHRMLLHRVAAYFGMDHNVDPSGKSVVINKTTNTRIPDQKFSEHIKDDRADDFQKRYILKRDNSSFDREDSTIRMRLKADKRSKSMEEREEEYQRARERIFAHDGDHFILDRGAQDEGACMSTQQRRQMFRLRAGRSGASRQSSSETETLPRHGEPRPWSSTDSSDSSNRLAPRPAITKASSFSGISPGLVRGDSTASSKSTGRLSKTGSESCSSVGSSSSSLSRPQLPLPVSASSWSSIPSAPLIHPAADTRGSGHPEMIKSVASQPPSATDATNYYVLPLEASGIPPGSVLVNPHTGKPFIHPDGSAVVYNPASVAPAAGRNTQQGKTPQQQIPAPTQQQPTNHLHSQPDSLNAQFSHMTLAQQPPGDSGASAPDTRHYPTVFHHHPSPVVLQGAPQQQQVASYMVAGPSGGHPGVLQGQPVPLPTPGPNHTYPSSTPGPAAFPGSSLNQQLLQQHTYIQQPVQQMSACYCSSAHHPHCSSQQQHYRPPINLPYNCPQSQNLPQQQVHQAMMPNPASSYQTIVGVQPTSNLALTGNQQSNMGNQMQGMMVQYPPMQSYQQVSVPQQTYQQPVFVSCQPGQGAVAVAGMQPCYSLLPPNQHTTMSSTVSFLPAQMMEQLQFPQTSSPCVSQQHPGQQYAGLLPPAPGSGMVMLQMTAPSCQQPRAPSPCQRKQPSHKHPGSEHQRSRRPAELPPPPDNTQSSLPLSPALTPSPGQPPSVKGLPSGISSIPVMAHHPPLPTAFCHSGQGEAHYSLLGQPLQYKPSIRPPLIHTAHMVAKHQGPLGVWRSGHGRKASRKSLSSDLS is encoded by the exons CCTGTGAAGTACTCTAAG TCCAACACCAGGCTAAAGCTCGTGCGGAGCCTGGCAGTGTGTGAAGAGTCCTTTCCTTGCCCTATTCCTGAGCCTTCAGCAGCACCTCAG GATGGATTCCTTCTCCAGCCCTTTGAAAAGGAAGAGCGAGCCACACAGGACCAAGcggagaaagaggagagctgCGATAAGGTGGACAAACCTGAGAAAACACCCAAAAAAATGCTGTCGAGAG ATTCCAGTCAAGACTACACCGATTCAACTGGCATAGATCTCCATGAGTTCCTGGTCAACACGTTGAAAGGCAACCCCAG GGATCGAATCATGCTGCTGAAGTTGGAGCAGGACATCTTGGACTTCATCAGCAATAATGA AAGCCAAAAAAGAAAGTTCCCACCCATGACGTCCTACCACAGGATGCTGCTACATCGAGTGGCGGCCTACTTTGGCATGGACCACAATGTGGACCCCAGTGGAAAGTCAGTGGTGATCAACAAAACTACCAACACAAGAAT ACCCGATCAGAAATTCTCAGAGCACATCAAGGATGACAGGGCGGACGATTTTCAGAAACGCTACATTCTCAAACGAGACAACTCCAGCTTTGATCGCGAAGACAGCACG ATTCGAATGCGTTTGAAAGCTGACAAGAGGAGCAAATCGatggaagagagggaggaggagtaCCAGCGAGCCAGAGAAAGGATATTTGCACATGAT GGAGATCACTTCATACTAGATAGAGG cGCTCAGGATGAAGGCGCATGCATGAGCACCCAACAGAGGCGGCAAATGTTCAG GTTACGGGCTGGCCGGTCAGGCGCCAGCCGGCAGAGCAGCTCCGAGACGGAAACGCTGCCGCGGCACGGCGAGCCCCGGCCTTGGAGCAGCACCGACAGCTCGGACAGCTCCAACCGGCTCGCCCCGCGGCCCGCCATCACCAAGGCCAGCAGCTTCAGCGGCATCTCCCCCGGCCTCGTCCGAGGGGACAGCACAGCCAGCAGCAAGAGCACCGGGAGGCTGTCCAAAACAG GTTCAGAATCATGCAGCAGCGTCGGCTCCTCGTCTAGCTCTCTTTCCCGTCCCCAGCTGCCTCTCCCAGTTTCAGCCTCATCCTGGTCCAGCATCCCCAGCGCACCTTTAATCCACCCGGCTGCTGACACCAGAGGCTCTGGACACCCTGAGATGATCAAGAGCGTCGCCTCACAGCCGCCATCAGCTACAGATGCAACAAACTATTATGTGTTGCCGCTGGAAGCCTCAGGGATACCGCCCGGCAGCGTCCTGGTCAACCCACACACAG GCAAGCCTTTCATCCACCCCGACGGCAGCGCCGTAGTTTATAACCCGGCCTCTGTCGCCCCTGCTGCTGGCAGGAACACACAGCAGGGGAAAACCCCACAGCAACAGATCCCTGCACCAACACAGCAACAGCCAACCAATCACCTCCACTCCCAG CCTGATTCCCTCAACGCCCAGTTCAGTCACATGACTCTGGCGCAGCAGCCACCCGGCGACAGCGGGGCTTCAGCTCCTGACACCCGCCACTATCCGACCGTATtccaccaccacccctcccctGTGGTGCTGCAGGGAGctccgcagcagcagcaggttgctAGCTACATGGTGGCAGGGCCATCGGGAGGACACCCAGGGGTGCTGCAGGGTCAGCCCGTCCCACTCCCGACCCCGGGCCCCAACCACACATATCCCAGCTCCACCCCGGGCCCTGCTGCTTTCCCCGGGTCCTCACTGAACCAGCAGCTACTCCAGCAACACACCTACATCCAACAGCCTGTCCAGCAG ATGTCGGCGTGTTACTGCTCGTCAGCCCACCACCCCCACTGctccagccagcagcagcactacCGGCCCCCCATCAACCTGCCCTATAACTGCCCTCAGAGCCAAAACCTGCCCCAGCAACAAG TGCACCAAGCCATGATGCCAAACCCAGCGTCCAGCTACCAGACCATAGTGGGCGTGCAGCCAACATCCAACCTCGCTCTCACTGGCAACCAGCAAAGCAATATGGGCAACCAGATGCAAGGCATGATGGTCCAGTACCCTCCAATGCAGTCTTATCAG CAGGTTTCTGTGCCACAGCAGACGTACCAGcagccagtgtttgtgtcctgtcagCCAGGACAGGGGGCAGTGGCTGTCGCTGGCATGCAGCCCTGTTACAGCCTGCTTCCTCCCAACCAGCACACCACCATGAG TTCCACAGTGAGTTTCCTGCCCGCCCAGAtgatggagcagctccagtttCCTCAGACCTCGTCCCCCTGCGTCTCCCAGCAGCACCCAGGCCAGCAGTATGCAG ggtTGTTACCCCCGGCCCCCGGCAGCGGCATGGTGATGCTGCAAATGACAGCGCCCTCCTGCCAGCAGCCCCGGGCCCCCTCCCCCTGCCAGCGGAAACAGCCCAGCCACAAACACCCGGGCTCTGAGCACCAGCGCAGCCGCAGGCCTGCTGAGCTCCCCCCACCTCCAGACAACACCCAG AGCAGCCTGCCCTTGTCTCCGGCACTCACTCCCTCGCCAGGCCAGCCGCCCAGCGTCAAGGGCCTCCCATCAGGCATCTCGTCCATCCCTGTCATGGCCCACCACCCGCCGCTCCCTACAGCCTTCTGCCACAGTGGACAAG GTGAAGCACACTATTCTCTACTGGGCCAACCTCTGCAGTACAAACCCTCCATCAGACCTCCGCTGATCCACACTGCCCACATGGTGGCCAAACACCAg GGTCCACTGGGGGTTTGGCGTAGCGGTCATGGGAGGAAGGCCAGCAGAAAATCTCTGTCTTCAGATCTCAGT tga
- the r3hdm1 gene encoding R3H domain-containing protein 1 isoform X7: MRMSDTVDTETMKVSEAADTSPSPKDNATKSEVTDQSQSSRDEHSSNNKRDAQPVKYSKSNTRLKLVRSLAVCEESFPCPIPEPSAAPQDGFLLQPFEKEERATQDQAEKEESCDKVDKPEKTPKKMLSRDSSQDYTDSTGIDLHEFLVNTLKGNPRDRIMLLKLEQDILDFISNNESQKRKFPPMTSYHRMLLHRVAAYFGMDHNVDPSGKSVVINKTTNTRIPDQKFSEHIKDDRADDFQKRYILKRDNSSFDREDSTIRMRLKADKRSKSMEEREEEYQRARERIFAHDGDHFILDRGAQDEGACMSTQQRRQMFRLRAGRSGASRQSSSETETLPRHGEPRPWSSTDSSDSSNRLAPRPAITKASSFSGISPGLVRGDSTASSKSTGRLSKTGSESCSSVGSSSSSLSRPQLPLPVSASSWSSIPSAPLIHPAADTRGSGHPEMIKSVASQPPSATDATNYYVLPLEASGIPPGSVLVNPHTGKPFIHPDGSAVVYNPASVAPAAGRNTQQGKTPQQQIPAPTQQQPTNHLHSQPDSLNAQFSHMTLAQQPPGDSGASAPDTRHYPTVFHHHPSPVVLQGAPQQQQVASYMVAGPSGGHPGVLQGQPVPLPTPGPNHTYPSSTPGPAAFPGSSLNQQLLQQHTYIQQPVQQMSACYCSSAHHPHCSSQQQHYRPPINLPYNCPQSQNLPQQQVHQAMMPNPASSYQTIVGVQPTSNLALTGNQQSNMGNQMQGMMVQYPPMQSYQQVSVPQQTYQQPVFVSCQPGQGAVAVAGMQPCYSLLPPNQHTTMSSTVSFLPAQMMEQLQFPQTSSPCVSQQHPGQQYAGLLPPAPGSGMVMLQMTAPSCQQPRAPSPCQRKQPSHKHPGSEHQRSRRPAELPPPPDNTQSSLPLSPALTPSPGQPPSVKGLPSGISSIPVMAHHPPLPTAFCHSGQGQRHIHNRGVYSLTGEAHYSLLGQPLQYKPSIRPPLIHTAHMVAKHQGPLGVWRSGHGRKASRKSLSSDLSVGEAVSSQILEVTDPPEGISCTDSHHLLAELCRGGELIQRLSDHQPRLCNTTRDAPSGHLASSYSIFAVLHSRYAAPSAALHHSGPQATFKLRTSTRHKGEPCDSDKAGS, translated from the exons CCTGTGAAGTACTCTAAG TCCAACACCAGGCTAAAGCTCGTGCGGAGCCTGGCAGTGTGTGAAGAGTCCTTTCCTTGCCCTATTCCTGAGCCTTCAGCAGCACCTCAG GATGGATTCCTTCTCCAGCCCTTTGAAAAGGAAGAGCGAGCCACACAGGACCAAGcggagaaagaggagagctgCGATAAGGTGGACAAACCTGAGAAAACACCCAAAAAAATGCTGTCGAGAG ATTCCAGTCAAGACTACACCGATTCAACTGGCATAGATCTCCATGAGTTCCTGGTCAACACGTTGAAAGGCAACCCCAG GGATCGAATCATGCTGCTGAAGTTGGAGCAGGACATCTTGGACTTCATCAGCAATAATGA AAGCCAAAAAAGAAAGTTCCCACCCATGACGTCCTACCACAGGATGCTGCTACATCGAGTGGCGGCCTACTTTGGCATGGACCACAATGTGGACCCCAGTGGAAAGTCAGTGGTGATCAACAAAACTACCAACACAAGAAT ACCCGATCAGAAATTCTCAGAGCACATCAAGGATGACAGGGCGGACGATTTTCAGAAACGCTACATTCTCAAACGAGACAACTCCAGCTTTGATCGCGAAGACAGCACG ATTCGAATGCGTTTGAAAGCTGACAAGAGGAGCAAATCGatggaagagagggaggaggagtaCCAGCGAGCCAGAGAAAGGATATTTGCACATGAT GGAGATCACTTCATACTAGATAGAGG cGCTCAGGATGAAGGCGCATGCATGAGCACCCAACAGAGGCGGCAAATGTTCAG GTTACGGGCTGGCCGGTCAGGCGCCAGCCGGCAGAGCAGCTCCGAGACGGAAACGCTGCCGCGGCACGGCGAGCCCCGGCCTTGGAGCAGCACCGACAGCTCGGACAGCTCCAACCGGCTCGCCCCGCGGCCCGCCATCACCAAGGCCAGCAGCTTCAGCGGCATCTCCCCCGGCCTCGTCCGAGGGGACAGCACAGCCAGCAGCAAGAGCACCGGGAGGCTGTCCAAAACAG GTTCAGAATCATGCAGCAGCGTCGGCTCCTCGTCTAGCTCTCTTTCCCGTCCCCAGCTGCCTCTCCCAGTTTCAGCCTCATCCTGGTCCAGCATCCCCAGCGCACCTTTAATCCACCCGGCTGCTGACACCAGAGGCTCTGGACACCCTGAGATGATCAAGAGCGTCGCCTCACAGCCGCCATCAGCTACAGATGCAACAAACTATTATGTGTTGCCGCTGGAAGCCTCAGGGATACCGCCCGGCAGCGTCCTGGTCAACCCACACACAG GCAAGCCTTTCATCCACCCCGACGGCAGCGCCGTAGTTTATAACCCGGCCTCTGTCGCCCCTGCTGCTGGCAGGAACACACAGCAGGGGAAAACCCCACAGCAACAGATCCCTGCACCAACACAGCAACAGCCAACCAATCACCTCCACTCCCAG CCTGATTCCCTCAACGCCCAGTTCAGTCACATGACTCTGGCGCAGCAGCCACCCGGCGACAGCGGGGCTTCAGCTCCTGACACCCGCCACTATCCGACCGTATtccaccaccacccctcccctGTGGTGCTGCAGGGAGctccgcagcagcagcaggttgctAGCTACATGGTGGCAGGGCCATCGGGAGGACACCCAGGGGTGCTGCAGGGTCAGCCCGTCCCACTCCCGACCCCGGGCCCCAACCACACATATCCCAGCTCCACCCCGGGCCCTGCTGCTTTCCCCGGGTCCTCACTGAACCAGCAGCTACTCCAGCAACACACCTACATCCAACAGCCTGTCCAGCAG ATGTCGGCGTGTTACTGCTCGTCAGCCCACCACCCCCACTGctccagccagcagcagcactacCGGCCCCCCATCAACCTGCCCTATAACTGCCCTCAGAGCCAAAACCTGCCCCAGCAACAAG TGCACCAAGCCATGATGCCAAACCCAGCGTCCAGCTACCAGACCATAGTGGGCGTGCAGCCAACATCCAACCTCGCTCTCACTGGCAACCAGCAAAGCAATATGGGCAACCAGATGCAAGGCATGATGGTCCAGTACCCTCCAATGCAGTCTTATCAG CAGGTTTCTGTGCCACAGCAGACGTACCAGcagccagtgtttgtgtcctgtcagCCAGGACAGGGGGCAGTGGCTGTCGCTGGCATGCAGCCCTGTTACAGCCTGCTTCCTCCCAACCAGCACACCACCATGAG TTCCACAGTGAGTTTCCTGCCCGCCCAGAtgatggagcagctccagtttCCTCAGACCTCGTCCCCCTGCGTCTCCCAGCAGCACCCAGGCCAGCAGTATGCAG ggtTGTTACCCCCGGCCCCCGGCAGCGGCATGGTGATGCTGCAAATGACAGCGCCCTCCTGCCAGCAGCCCCGGGCCCCCTCCCCCTGCCAGCGGAAACAGCCCAGCCACAAACACCCGGGCTCTGAGCACCAGCGCAGCCGCAGGCCTGCTGAGCTCCCCCCACCTCCAGACAACACCCAG AGCAGCCTGCCCTTGTCTCCGGCACTCACTCCCTCGCCAGGCCAGCCGCCCAGCGTCAAGGGCCTCCCATCAGGCATCTCGTCCATCCCTGTCATGGCCCACCACCCGCCGCTCCCTACAGCCTTCTGCCACAGTGGACAAGGTCAGAGACACATCCACAACCGGGGTGTTTACTCACTCACAG GTGAAGCACACTATTCTCTACTGGGCCAACCTCTGCAGTACAAACCCTCCATCAGACCTCCGCTGATCCACACTGCCCACATGGTGGCCAAACACCAg GGTCCACTGGGGGTTTGGCGTAGCGGTCATGGGAGGAAGGCCAGCAGAAAATCTCTGTCTTCAGATCTCAGTGTAGGTGAAGCAG tgaGCAGTCAGATACTGGAAGTGACAGATCCTCCAGAGGGGATCAGCTGTACAGACTCCCACCACCTCCTGGCAGAGCTCTGCAGAGGGGGCGAATTGATCCAGCGGCTGTCGGACCATCAGCCCCGGCTGTGCAACACGACCAGAGACGCTCCCAGCGGACACCTGGCCTCATCATACTCCATCTTTGCCGTGCTACACTCCAGATACGCTGCCCCGAGCGCTGCGCTCCACCACAGCGGCCCCCAGGCCACCTTTAAACTCAGAACTAGTACCAGACACAAAGGGGAGCCGTGTGACTCGGACAAGGCCGGCTCATAG
- the r3hdm1 gene encoding R3H domain-containing protein 1 isoform X1 produces the protein MRMSDTVDTETMKVSEAADTSPSPKDNATKSEVTDQSQSSRDEHSSNNKRDAQPVKYSKSNTRLKLVRSLAVCEESFPCPIPEPSAAPQDGFLLQPFEKEERATQDQAEKEESCDKVDKPEKTPKKMLSRDSSQDYTDSTGIDLHEFLVNTLKGNPRDRIMLLKLEQDILDFISNNESQKRKFPPMTSYHRMLLHRVAAYFGMDHNVDPSGKSVVINKTTNTRIPDQKFSEHIKDDRADDFQKRYILKRDNSSFDREDSTIRMRLKADKRSKSMEEREEEYQRARERIFAHDGDHFILDRGAQDEGACMSTQQRRQMFRLRAGRSGASRQSSSETETLPRHGEPRPWSSTDSSDSSNRLAPRPAITKASSFSGISPGLVRGDSTASSKSTGRLSKTGSESCSSVGSSSSSLSRPQLPLPVSASSWSSIPSAPLIHPAADTRGSGHPEMIKSVASQPPSATDATNYYVLPLEASGIPPGSVLVNPHTGKPFIHPDGSAVVYNPASVAPAAGRNTQQGKTPQQQIPAPTQQQPTNHLHSQPICPPLQLSSEPVHNPTVSYPLPPLPPSQFLPVCPNQQYTVPDSLNAQFSHMTLAQQPPGDSGASAPDTRHYPTVFHHHPSPVVLQGAPQQQQVASYMVAGPSGGHPGVLQGQPVPLPTPGPNHTYPSSTPGPAAFPGSSLNQQLLQQHTYIQQPVQQMSACYCSSAHHPHCSSQQQHYRPPINLPYNCPQSQNLPQQQVHQAMMPNPASSYQTIVGVQPTSNLALTGNQQSNMGNQMQGMMVQYPPMQSYQQVSVPQQTYQQPVFVSCQPGQGAVAVAGMQPCYSLLPPNQHTTMSSTVSFLPAQMMEQLQFPQTSSPCVSQQHPGQQYAGLLPPAPGSGMVMLQMTAPSCQQPRAPSPCQRKQPSHKHPGSEHQRSRRPAELPPPPDNTQSSLPLSPALTPSPGQPPSVKGLPSGISSIPVMAHHPPLPTAFCHSGQGQRHIHNRGVYSLTGEAHYSLLGQPLQYKPSIRPPLIHTAHMVAKHQGPLGVWRSGHGRKASRKSLSSDLSVGEAVSSQILEVTDPPEGISCTDSHHLLAELCRGGELIQRLSDHQPRLCNTTRDAPSGHLASSYSIFAVLHSRYAAPSAALHHSGPQATFKLRTSTRHKGEPCDSDKAGS, from the exons CCTGTGAAGTACTCTAAG TCCAACACCAGGCTAAAGCTCGTGCGGAGCCTGGCAGTGTGTGAAGAGTCCTTTCCTTGCCCTATTCCTGAGCCTTCAGCAGCACCTCAG GATGGATTCCTTCTCCAGCCCTTTGAAAAGGAAGAGCGAGCCACACAGGACCAAGcggagaaagaggagagctgCGATAAGGTGGACAAACCTGAGAAAACACCCAAAAAAATGCTGTCGAGAG ATTCCAGTCAAGACTACACCGATTCAACTGGCATAGATCTCCATGAGTTCCTGGTCAACACGTTGAAAGGCAACCCCAG GGATCGAATCATGCTGCTGAAGTTGGAGCAGGACATCTTGGACTTCATCAGCAATAATGA AAGCCAAAAAAGAAAGTTCCCACCCATGACGTCCTACCACAGGATGCTGCTACATCGAGTGGCGGCCTACTTTGGCATGGACCACAATGTGGACCCCAGTGGAAAGTCAGTGGTGATCAACAAAACTACCAACACAAGAAT ACCCGATCAGAAATTCTCAGAGCACATCAAGGATGACAGGGCGGACGATTTTCAGAAACGCTACATTCTCAAACGAGACAACTCCAGCTTTGATCGCGAAGACAGCACG ATTCGAATGCGTTTGAAAGCTGACAAGAGGAGCAAATCGatggaagagagggaggaggagtaCCAGCGAGCCAGAGAAAGGATATTTGCACATGAT GGAGATCACTTCATACTAGATAGAGG cGCTCAGGATGAAGGCGCATGCATGAGCACCCAACAGAGGCGGCAAATGTTCAG GTTACGGGCTGGCCGGTCAGGCGCCAGCCGGCAGAGCAGCTCCGAGACGGAAACGCTGCCGCGGCACGGCGAGCCCCGGCCTTGGAGCAGCACCGACAGCTCGGACAGCTCCAACCGGCTCGCCCCGCGGCCCGCCATCACCAAGGCCAGCAGCTTCAGCGGCATCTCCCCCGGCCTCGTCCGAGGGGACAGCACAGCCAGCAGCAAGAGCACCGGGAGGCTGTCCAAAACAG GTTCAGAATCATGCAGCAGCGTCGGCTCCTCGTCTAGCTCTCTTTCCCGTCCCCAGCTGCCTCTCCCAGTTTCAGCCTCATCCTGGTCCAGCATCCCCAGCGCACCTTTAATCCACCCGGCTGCTGACACCAGAGGCTCTGGACACCCTGAGATGATCAAGAGCGTCGCCTCACAGCCGCCATCAGCTACAGATGCAACAAACTATTATGTGTTGCCGCTGGAAGCCTCAGGGATACCGCCCGGCAGCGTCCTGGTCAACCCACACACAG GCAAGCCTTTCATCCACCCCGACGGCAGCGCCGTAGTTTATAACCCGGCCTCTGTCGCCCCTGCTGCTGGCAGGAACACACAGCAGGGGAAAACCCCACAGCAACAGATCCCTGCACCAACACAGCAACAGCCAACCAATCACCTCCACTCCCAG CCGAtctgtcctcctctccagcTGTCCTCTGAGCCTGTTCACAACCCAACGGTCTCgtatcctcttcctcctcttcctccttctcagTTCCTGCCCGTCTGTCCTAACCAACAGTACACTGTG CCTGATTCCCTCAACGCCCAGTTCAGTCACATGACTCTGGCGCAGCAGCCACCCGGCGACAGCGGGGCTTCAGCTCCTGACACCCGCCACTATCCGACCGTATtccaccaccacccctcccctGTGGTGCTGCAGGGAGctccgcagcagcagcaggttgctAGCTACATGGTGGCAGGGCCATCGGGAGGACACCCAGGGGTGCTGCAGGGTCAGCCCGTCCCACTCCCGACCCCGGGCCCCAACCACACATATCCCAGCTCCACCCCGGGCCCTGCTGCTTTCCCCGGGTCCTCACTGAACCAGCAGCTACTCCAGCAACACACCTACATCCAACAGCCTGTCCAGCAG ATGTCGGCGTGTTACTGCTCGTCAGCCCACCACCCCCACTGctccagccagcagcagcactacCGGCCCCCCATCAACCTGCCCTATAACTGCCCTCAGAGCCAAAACCTGCCCCAGCAACAAG TGCACCAAGCCATGATGCCAAACCCAGCGTCCAGCTACCAGACCATAGTGGGCGTGCAGCCAACATCCAACCTCGCTCTCACTGGCAACCAGCAAAGCAATATGGGCAACCAGATGCAAGGCATGATGGTCCAGTACCCTCCAATGCAGTCTTATCAG CAGGTTTCTGTGCCACAGCAGACGTACCAGcagccagtgtttgtgtcctgtcagCCAGGACAGGGGGCAGTGGCTGTCGCTGGCATGCAGCCCTGTTACAGCCTGCTTCCTCCCAACCAGCACACCACCATGAG TTCCACAGTGAGTTTCCTGCCCGCCCAGAtgatggagcagctccagtttCCTCAGACCTCGTCCCCCTGCGTCTCCCAGCAGCACCCAGGCCAGCAGTATGCAG ggtTGTTACCCCCGGCCCCCGGCAGCGGCATGGTGATGCTGCAAATGACAGCGCCCTCCTGCCAGCAGCCCCGGGCCCCCTCCCCCTGCCAGCGGAAACAGCCCAGCCACAAACACCCGGGCTCTGAGCACCAGCGCAGCCGCAGGCCTGCTGAGCTCCCCCCACCTCCAGACAACACCCAG AGCAGCCTGCCCTTGTCTCCGGCACTCACTCCCTCGCCAGGCCAGCCGCCCAGCGTCAAGGGCCTCCCATCAGGCATCTCGTCCATCCCTGTCATGGCCCACCACCCGCCGCTCCCTACAGCCTTCTGCCACAGTGGACAAGGTCAGAGACACATCCACAACCGGGGTGTTTACTCACTCACAG GTGAAGCACACTATTCTCTACTGGGCCAACCTCTGCAGTACAAACCCTCCATCAGACCTCCGCTGATCCACACTGCCCACATGGTGGCCAAACACCAg GGTCCACTGGGGGTTTGGCGTAGCGGTCATGGGAGGAAGGCCAGCAGAAAATCTCTGTCTTCAGATCTCAGTGTAGGTGAAGCAG tgaGCAGTCAGATACTGGAAGTGACAGATCCTCCAGAGGGGATCAGCTGTACAGACTCCCACCACCTCCTGGCAGAGCTCTGCAGAGGGGGCGAATTGATCCAGCGGCTGTCGGACCATCAGCCCCGGCTGTGCAACACGACCAGAGACGCTCCCAGCGGACACCTGGCCTCATCATACTCCATCTTTGCCGTGCTACACTCCAGATACGCTGCCCCGAGCGCTGCGCTCCACCACAGCGGCCCCCAGGCCACCTTTAAACTCAGAACTAGTACCAGACACAAAGGGGAGCCGTGTGACTCGGACAAGGCCGGCTCATAG